A single genomic interval of Luteolibacter sp. Y139 harbors:
- a CDS encoding DUF4160 domain-containing protein: MKEMDFDREANELQHVFSQIDRQMASARRPQGVIEFFIIKVEDLRIKMYQEKGHQRPHVHIDYGKEKHAASYAIDSGERLEGSLPRRYDKAVATWIHKHRSNLNVLWAHAQKGTAIEEVLVAIQKGN, encoded by the coding sequence ATGAAGGAGATGGATTTCGATAGAGAGGCCAACGAGTTGCAGCACGTCTTCTCACAGATTGATCGTCAGATGGCATCAGCCCGTCGGCCGCAAGGAGTGATTGAGTTCTTCATTATTAAGGTGGAGGACCTGAGGATTAAAATGTACCAAGAAAAAGGTCATCAGCGACCGCATGTTCATATTGATTATGGAAAGGAAAAGCACGCAGCGAGCTACGCCATCGACAGCGGCGAACGCCTTGAGGGCAGCTTGCCCCGCCGTTACGACAAAGCGGTTGCTACGTGGATACACAAACACCGATCAAATCTCAATGTACTGTGGGCTCACGCACAAAAGGGGACGGCAATAGAGGAAGTGCTCGTAGCAATCCAGAAAGGAAACTGA
- a CDS encoding bZIP transcription factor — MKLLPLILAIAMSALCPLVAQQPAEAKHEPVKLSLVGGDSITGTVSGVKNGEVSLITDYGVIRVPVAKLTEDSRKKLGISADANVAQLEKRIAELEALVERLRAENAQLRRQPLPPSTPTPVQPLTGGGTNKVTPGQPAKAGGYWISSTGKRHNARCRYYATSKGRSGSATEGVACKVCGG; from the coding sequence ATGAAACTCCTCCCCCTGATCCTAGCCATTGCGATGTCGGCGCTCTGCCCCCTCGTTGCCCAACAACCGGCCGAGGCCAAGCACGAGCCGGTGAAGCTGTCCCTGGTCGGCGGCGACTCGATCACCGGAACAGTCAGCGGCGTGAAGAATGGCGAAGTCAGCCTGATCACCGACTACGGAGTGATCCGTGTCCCAGTTGCAAAGCTGACCGAAGACTCCCGCAAGAAGCTTGGGATTTCGGCCGACGCGAACGTCGCCCAGTTGGAGAAGCGAATCGCCGAGCTGGAGGCGCTGGTGGAACGGCTTCGAGCCGAGAACGCCCAACTTCGCCGCCAGCCCCTACCCCCCTCTACCCCAACTCCGGTCCAACCACTGACCGGCGGGGGAACGAACAAGGTCACTCCTGGCCAGCCAGCGAAAGCTGGAGGCTACTGGATCAGCTCCACAGGAAAGCGCCACAACGCTCGGTGCCGGTATTACGCGACCAGCAAGGGTCGATCCGGCTCGGCAACCGAAGGTGTGGCGTGCAAGGTCTGCGGCGGATGA
- a CDS encoding endonuclease/exonuclease/phosphatase family protein — protein sequence MRTLLLFVVLWWGCPLMAEPAQTLRVVTWNLQWFPGGRMGAPKEEQTKHIEAVREEIRTLNPDILLLQEVSSQAALEETLQPLGKEWKVAVVSRFMQGNFLSGQQLAIAAKVPADAAWSEPWQRGWAGAPRGYAYASFLVGKKRLGVYCLHLKSNLGNPPENTSKREDAIEQLIAHTESNDERLVKPDALVIGGDFNTDDPDTPAAQSPGERTFSFLRKAGFHWSFEGIEHQNRITCPAKGRYPAACFDYFWTKGLGTPLSSVKSAEGSDHLPVVLEISL from the coding sequence ATGAGGACGCTCCTACTGTTCGTGGTGTTGTGGTGGGGCTGCCCGCTAATGGCGGAGCCTGCCCAGACGCTCCGGGTCGTGACCTGGAACCTCCAGTGGTTCCCGGGCGGCCGGATGGGCGCACCGAAAGAGGAGCAGACGAAACACATCGAGGCCGTCCGGGAGGAGATCCGGACGCTCAATCCCGATATCCTGCTGCTTCAAGAAGTCAGCTCGCAGGCGGCGTTAGAGGAAACGCTTCAGCCGCTCGGGAAGGAATGGAAGGTCGCGGTGGTCTCCCGGTTCATGCAGGGCAACTTCCTGTCCGGCCAACAGCTCGCGATTGCCGCGAAGGTCCCGGCGGACGCCGCTTGGTCGGAGCCGTGGCAACGAGGCTGGGCCGGCGCTCCCCGCGGCTACGCCTACGCCTCGTTCCTGGTCGGCAAGAAGCGACTCGGGGTCTACTGCCTGCACCTGAAGTCGAACCTCGGCAACCCGCCCGAAAACACGTCGAAACGCGAGGACGCGATTGAGCAGTTGATCGCCCACACCGAATCCAATGACGAGCGGCTCGTGAAGCCCGACGCGTTGGTGATTGGTGGCGACTTCAACACCGACGACCCGGACACCCCGGCAGCCCAGTCGCCAGGTGAGCGGACGTTCAGCTTCCTCCGGAAGGCTGGCTTCCACTGGAGCTTTGAGGGCATCGAGCACCAGAACCGGATTACCTGCCCGGCGAAGGGGCGCTATCCAGCGGCATGCTTCGACTACTTCTGGACGAAGGGACTCGGAACTCCGCTATCATCGGTAAAATCCGCAGAAGGATCAGACCACCTGCCGGTGGTGCTCGAAATCTCATTGTAG